In a single window of the Gossypium hirsutum isolate 1008001.06 chromosome D02, Gossypium_hirsutum_v2.1, whole genome shotgun sequence genome:
- the LOC107908016 gene encoding putative wall-associated receptor kinase-like 16 — translation MAVTFIPVTRAQVFAKNGCPTHCGDLTIPYPFGTMEGCYLNKNFYIKCTETADSFKAYLAYTDFIVTDITMEGQLQILTTVARDCYSAPRLPVMTIRQIISLSPFSIYNVSNTRNKFTAIGCDTYAYLYGFVGNKSYRAGCMSLCNRFEDLVDGSCSGFGCCQIQIPDGLKTIDVVAYSFNRHVNVSDFNPCSYAFIVEESRFRFSSGYVQYISEDYKFPVSLDWVVSNETCVEAAKNPSNYACHRSECHEPDTGSGYLCKCPDGFYGNPYLPEGCLDIDECKIWSPCHKNAICSNLPGSFKSICKGGYEGDGKRNGTGCSPVDAPDGFPFVHIGLGVSMSLLVFVLSISWIYWGLWQRKLIRQRENFFLQNGGIILQQEFSKLKGSVSAKIFTSEELKKATNNFHETRILGKGSHGTVYKGILQDNRVVAIKKSMIVDHSQVEQFINEVIVLSQVNHRNVVKLLGCCLETEVPLLVYEFISNGTLHQSLHCSGKGYLSWECRLRIVAETTGALSYLHSAAYPPIIHRDVKSTNILLDEHYTAKVSDFGASRLVPLDQTQLTTLVQGTLGYLDPEYFQSSQLTEKSDVYSFGVLLAELLTKRKALCFQMPEEERNLAMHFVSALKKDQLFRIIDHQVLVEGNTTQIKDVAMLANKCLRVRGEERPSMKEVAMELEGLRSNPKHPWVKDESKETEYLLSEPLGANAQGNDGIPSDYDSERQQIILQGR, via the exons ATGGCGGTAACTTTTATACCAGTGACAAGAGCTCAAGTGTTCGCCAAAAATGGCTGTCCTACTCATTGTGGAGATTTAACTATCCCATACCCATTTGGCACAATGGAAGGCTGTTATCTAAACAAGAACTTTTATATCAAGTGCACTGAAACAGCCGACTCCTTCAAAGCCTACTTAGCATACACTGATTTCATTGTCACCGATATCACCATGGAAGGTCAGTTGCAAATCTTAACCACAGTTGCTCGAGATTGTTATAGTGCTCCACGGCTCCCTGTGATGACGATCCGGCAGATAATATCCTTGTCTCCCTTTTCgatttacaatgtctcaaatacCCGAAACAAGTTTACTGCAATTGGATGCGACACTTACGCTTACCTTTATGGATTTGTCGGAAACAAAAGTTATAGAGCCGGGTGTATGTCCTTATGCAATCGGTTCGAAGACTTGGTTGATGGATCTTGTTCGGGATTCGGATGTTGCCAGATACAGATTCCTGATGGGTTGAAAACCATTGATGTGGTAGCTTATAGCTTTAACCGCCATGTCAATGTGTCGGATTTTAATCCTTGCAGCTATGCTTTTATTGTTGAAGAAAGTCGATTTCGGTTCTCTTCGGGTTATGTTCAGTATATATCTGAGGATTACAAGTTTCCGGTGTCCCTTGATTGGGTTGTGAGCAACGAGACGTGTGTCGAAGCTGCTAAGAATCCGTCAAATTACGCATGTCATCGGAGCGAGTGTCACGAACCTGACACTGGTTCAGGCTATCTTTGCAAGTGTCCAGACGGTTTCTATGGGAATCCATACCTCCCAGAAGGTTGCCTAG ATATCGATGAGTGCAAGATTTGGAGTCCCTGCCATAAAAATGCCATATGCAGCAATTTACCAGGAAGTTTCAAAAGCATTTGTAAAGGTGGGTATGAAGGTGATGGCAAAAGAAATGGAACTGGTTGCAGTCCTGTGGATGCACCTGACGGCTTTCCTTTTGTTCACATTGGTCTAG GTGTGAGTATGAGCCTTTTAGTGTTCGTATTGAGCATTTCCTGGATATATTGGGGACTTTGGCAAAGAAAGCTTATCAGGCAAAGAGAAAATTTCTTCCTACAAAATGGTGGAATTATCTTACAACAAGAATTTTCAAAGCTTAAAGGGTCTGTTTCAGCTAAAATATTCACTTCAGAAGAGCTGAAAAAGGCAACAAACAACTTCCATGAAACTAGAATTCTCGGAAAAGGAAGCCATGGGACAGTTTATAAAGGAATATTGCAAGACAACAGGGTTGTCGCCATTAAAAAATCCATGATTGTAGATCACAGTCAAGTTGAACAGTTCATTAATGAAGTCATTGTTCTTTCTCAGGTTAACCATAGAAATGTTGTGAAGCTCTTGGGATGTTGTTTAGAGACCGAAGTCCCTTTGTTGGTTTACGAATTTATATCCAATGGTACCCTTCATCAAAGCCTACATTGTTCGGGCAAAGGGTATTTGTCTTGGGAATGTAGGTTGAGAATTGTAGCTGAAACTACTGGAGCACTCTCGTATCTGCACTCAGCTGCTTATCCTCCCATTATTCATAGAGATGTTAAGTCTACCAATATTCTCTTAGATGAACATTACACTGCAAAAGTGTCAGATTTCGGAGCTTCGAGGTTAGTTCCTTTGGATCAAACACAGTTAACCACATTGGTACAAGGGACACTTGGTTACTTAGATCCAGAGTACTTTCAATCAAGCCAGTTAACTGAAAAGAGCGACGTGTACAGCTTCGGAGTACTCCTTGCGGAGTTACTGACCAAGAGAAAGGCACTTTGTTTTCAAATGCCGGAAGAAGAACGGAATCTAGCAATGCATTTCGTTTCCGCGTTGAAGAAGGACCAATTATTCAGAATTATTGATCATCAAGTGCTTGTTGAGGGAAACACTACACAGATAAAAGATGTTGCTATGTTGGCAAACAAGTGCTTAAGAGTTAGAGGAGAAGAGAGGCCCTCAATGAAGGAAGTTGCAATGGAATTAGAGGGTCTAAGATCAAATCCAAAGCATCCATGGGTGAAAGATGAATCGAAGGAGACCGAGTATTTGCTCAGTGAACCCTTAGGTGCGAATGCTCAAGGTAATGACGGCATTCCGTCAGACTATGACAGTGAAAGACAACAAATTATATTGCAAGGTCGATAA